A stretch of Phoenix dactylifera cultivar Barhee BC4 unplaced genomic scaffold, palm_55x_up_171113_PBpolish2nd_filt_p 000546F, whole genome shotgun sequence DNA encodes these proteins:
- the LOC120106492 gene encoding patatin-like protein 2, translating into MASDAEKLANPPPCKGSLVTVLSIDGGGVRGIIPGTILAFLESKLQDLDGEDARIADYFDVVAGTSTGGLVTAMLTAPNKNNRPLFAAEDIPKFYLENSPKIFPQKAGICSSTRNLFSVVTGPKYDGKYLRSIIRELLGETRIHQALTDIVIPTFDIKLLQPTIFSTFEARHAPLKDSLLSDICISTSAAPTYLPAHYFETKDAKGNTRSFNLVDGGVAANNPTLVAISEVMKEILKKNEDFSPFKPMDYGKFLVISLGTGSAKNEERFSAQKASKWGVLGWLYNNGATPLIDIFKQASADMVDIHASVVFQAIHSTGNYLRIQDDNLTGKASSVDISTDENLLRLMQIGKDLLKKRVSRVNLETGLSEEVSEDETNEEELMHFAKLLSDERRLRCGKMLEPGQYGLPLLCIGFYAQMFQLPGCNSKIAWSTVISYFYNNYSSCQRKEGGID; encoded by the exons ATGGCTAGCGACGCTGAAAAACTTGCAAACCCTCCACCTTGTAAGGGAAGTCTGGTCACGGTTCTGAGCATTGATGGTGGCGGCGTGAGAGGCATAATCCCAGGAACCATCCTCGCCTTCCTCGAATCAAAGCTCCAA GATCTTGATGGAGAGGATGCAAGGATAGCAGACTACTTTGATGTCGTTGCTGGAACAAGCACAGGAGGGCTCGTGACTGCAATGCTTACAGCTCCCAACAAGAATAATCGCCCACTCTTTGCGGCAGAGGATATCCCCAAGTTCTATTTAGAAAACTCCCCTAAGATTTTTCCTCAAAA GGCTGGGATTTGCTCTTCAACGCGTAATTTGTTTAGTGTAGTCACAGGGCCCAAATATGATGGGAAGTATCTGCGCTCGATAATACGAGAATTACTTGGTGAAACAAGAATTCATCAAGCTCTAACTGACATAGTTATTCCTACTTTTGATATTAAGCTTCTTCAGCCCACTATCTTTTCCACCTTTGAG GCAAGACATGCACCTCTGAAAGATTCTCTTCTGTCTGATATATGCATTAGCACATCTGCAGCTCCAACCTATCTTCCTGCCCACTACTTTGAAACAAAAGATGCTAAAGGAAACACGAGAAGCTTCAATCTTGTTGATGGAGGGGTTGCAGCAAATAATCCG ACATTAGTAGCGATCAGCGAAGTTATGAAGGAGATCCTCAAGAAAAATGAAGATTTCTCTCCCTTCAAGCCAATGGACTATGGCAAATTCCTTGTGATCTCTCTTGGGACGGGGTCAGCAAAGAACGAAGAGAGATTCAGTGCACAAAAGGCATCCAAATGGGGTGTACTAG GATGGTTGTACAACAATGGTGCTACGCCTCTGATCGACATTTTTAAACAAGCTAGTGCTGATATGGTTGATATCCATGCATCTGTGGTATTCCAAGCAATTCATTCTACGGGAAACTATCTTCGCATTCAG GATGACAACTTGACTGGAAAGGCTTCATCTGTGGACATCTCTACGGATGAGAACTTGCTAAGGCTTATGCAAATTGGGAAGGACCTCCTCAAGAAGCGAGTGTCAAGGGTGAACTTGGAGACTGGCTTGTCTGAGGAGGTCAGTGAGGACGAAACCAATGAAGAAGAACTCATGCATTTTGCAAAGCTTCTCTCCGATGAAAGACGGTTGAGGTGTGGGAAAATGCTTGAACCCGGACAATATGGCTTACCCTTGCTTTGTATTGGCTTTTACGCACAAATGTTTCAGTTACCAGGGTGTAATTCTAAGATTGCTTGGAGCACAGTGATCTCCTATTTCTACAATAATTATTCTTCATGTCAGAGGAAAGAGGGAGGAATAGATTGA
- the LOC120106497 gene encoding uncharacterized protein LOC120106497, with product MAPFEALYGRKCRSPICWDDVGERKLLGPEIVQQTVDKVQMIRERLRTAQSRQKSYADNRRRELEFQIGDHVFLRVSPTKGVMRFGVRGKLSPRYVGPFEILDKVGEVAYRLALPPALSSVHNVFHVSMLKKYVPEPSHVVAYEPLHLQEDLTYEEFPVRIVDRKDQVLRHRTIPFVKVQWNNHTEREATWELEEEMKVKYPQLFETSGMSISRTKFFLGGENVKTHI from the coding sequence ATGGCTCCTTTTGAGGCGTTGTATGGCCGGAAGTGTCGATCTCctatttgttgggatgatgtgggcGAGAGGAAATTATTAGGTCCAGAGATAGTACAACAGACTGTTGATAAGGTGCAAAtgatcagagaacgacttcGTACAGCTCAGAGTCGCCAGAAGAGTTATGCTGATAATAGAAGGAGAGAATTGGAATTTCAAATTGgagatcatgttttcttgagagTGTCACCTACAAAAGGTGTGATGAGATTTGGGGTTCGTGGCAAATTAAGCCCTAGATATGTTGGTCCGTTTGAGATTTTGGACAAAGTTGGGGAGGTGGCGTATCGACTGGCTTTACCACCGGCTTTGTCTAGTGTGCACAATGTTTTTCATGTGtcaatgttgaagaaatatgTCCCAGAACCGAGTCATGTGGTAGCATATGAACCATTACATCTTCAGGAGGATTTAACCTATGAGGAGTTCCCGGTACGAATTGTGGATAGAAAAGATCAGGTACTACGACATCGAACCATTCCTTTCGTGAAGGTACAATGGAATAATCATACAGAAAGAGAGGCTACTTGGGAGCTCGAAGAAGAGATGAAAGTCAAGTATCCGCAACTTTTTGAAACCTCAGGTATgtcaatttcgaggacgaaattttttttaggaggggagAATGTGAAGACCCACATTTGA